A genomic segment from Geitlerinema sp. PCC 7407 encodes:
- the truB gene encoding tRNA pseudouridine(55) synthase TruB, whose translation MQGFVNLNKPAGWTSHDCVAKVRKLLRTKRVGHGGTLDPAATGVLPIAVGKATRLLQYLPEDKAYRATVRFGVTTATDDLEGDVLSQQAAPDLTLEAIAPLLTQFLGTINQIPPRYSAIQVDGKRLYDRARAGEDFEVPARTVEVYDIRVLEWRSQAYPELDLEIACGPGTYIRSIARDLGAAAGTGAALAQLQRTASCGFRLQDSLSLEELAAALEGDRLPLTEPNDALRHLPTIQLSEPLVALWLNGRRLPLAELGDLEPGIATAPSVRIQDPAGTFLGIAAIALDAEPALLVPKLVFN comes from the coding sequence CCAAGCGAGTAGGCCACGGGGGCACCCTGGACCCAGCAGCTACGGGCGTGCTGCCCATTGCGGTGGGCAAAGCCACGCGCCTGCTGCAATATTTGCCGGAGGACAAGGCTTACCGGGCAACAGTACGCTTTGGGGTGACGACAGCAACCGATGACCTAGAGGGCGATGTGCTCTCCCAGCAGGCAGCGCCCGACTTGACGCTTGAGGCGATCGCCCCCCTCCTGACGCAGTTTTTGGGCACCATTAACCAAATTCCGCCCCGCTACAGCGCCATCCAGGTCGACGGCAAGCGACTCTATGACCGCGCGCGGGCGGGCGAAGACTTTGAGGTCCCAGCACGGACGGTCGAGGTCTACGATATTCGGGTTCTGGAGTGGCGATCGCAGGCGTATCCCGAGCTGGATCTGGAGATCGCCTGCGGCCCCGGCACCTATATTCGCTCGATCGCGCGAGACCTGGGCGCCGCCGCAGGCACCGGCGCGGCGCTAGCCCAGCTCCAGCGCACCGCAAGCTGCGGGTTTCGCCTCCAGGACAGCCTGAGCCTGGAGGAGCTGGCAGCGGCCCTAGAGGGCGATCGCCTGCCGCTCACCGAGCCCAACGACGCCTTGCGGCACCTGCCGACGATTCAGCTATCCGAGCCCCTCGTGGCCCTGTGGCTCAACGGTCGTCGCCTGCCCCTAGCAGAGCTGGGAGACCTCGAGCCTGGGATAGCCACCGCTCCGAGCGTGCGCATCCAGGACCCAGCGGGTACGTTCCTGGGCATTGCCGCGATCGCCCTCGACGCTGAGCCAGCGCTGCTTGTGCCCAAGCTGGTTTTTAACTGA
- a CDS encoding RodZ family helix-turn-helix domain-containing protein, which produces MVLKPIYSLDSASSPAVEISQEYLQSLVGQIEAEFQQSDVYGRSLAGLQVLLGEAAESAQVLVKTVGREAIRLACRYLTQSMAIAQTSAPPVSGTTAAAGRPVPPPAPPPSPHLLQISATALTPEVDTTVDTQAEALDQDVPTPFFRPANKPKKRLSAVEQEQLLEASRETALKEIGQTLRQAREAASLSVTQLHNQTLVPMHLIKALEDGNMGLLPEDVYVRGFIRRIGNALKLDGGVLAASLPAPDPVKSVIPSWYHPETTGQNSSSGGMEGLGSAHLYLGYAALMAGAVGGLFWISQQSAPDTSSHPLNDPVTPSDQSSSLSDPAPISTPGLQSSRGGVSVGGDIAPPEAMNF; this is translated from the coding sequence GTGGTTTTGAAGCCTATTTATTCCTTGGATAGCGCAAGTAGCCCAGCCGTTGAGATTTCTCAAGAGTATTTGCAGTCACTGGTGGGCCAAATCGAGGCGGAGTTTCAGCAAAGCGATGTCTATGGGCGATCGCTGGCAGGTTTGCAAGTCTTGCTGGGAGAAGCGGCGGAAAGCGCCCAAGTTTTGGTCAAAACCGTGGGCCGAGAAGCCATTCGGCTGGCTTGTCGCTATCTGACCCAGTCGATGGCGATCGCCCAGACGAGTGCTCCGCCCGTCAGCGGCACCACTGCGGCAGCCGGTCGGCCTGTGCCGCCGCCTGCTCCCCCGCCATCGCCCCATCTGCTCCAGATCTCCGCGACGGCGCTGACGCCTGAGGTAGACACCACGGTGGACACCCAGGCCGAAGCTTTGGATCAGGATGTGCCCACGCCCTTCTTCCGGCCTGCTAACAAGCCGAAAAAACGGCTCAGCGCCGTCGAACAAGAACAACTGTTAGAAGCCAGCCGAGAAACAGCCCTCAAGGAAATTGGCCAAACCCTGCGCCAGGCTCGAGAGGCGGCCTCGCTCTCGGTCACGCAGCTCCACAATCAAACGCTGGTGCCGATGCATCTGATCAAGGCGCTGGAGGATGGCAACATGGGCCTGCTGCCGGAGGACGTGTATGTGCGCGGGTTTATCCGCCGCATCGGCAACGCCCTCAAACTCGATGGCGGCGTTCTGGCGGCTTCCCTGCCAGCTCCTGACCCAGTGAAGTCCGTTATTCCATCGTGGTATCACCCGGAAACAACTGGCCAAAACTCCAGCAGCGGTGGCATGGAAGGCCTGGGCTCGGCGCATCTGTACCTGGGGTATGCTGCCCTGATGGCGGGCGCAGTGGGCGGCCTATTCTGGATTTCTCAGCAGTCTGCGCCAGACACGTCGTCCCATCCGCTCAATGATCCGGTTACGCCTTCGGATCAATCTTCGTCCCTGAGCGACCCGGCCCCGATCAGTACGCCGGGACTCCAGTCTTCTCGGGGTGGTGTGTCGGTGGGCGGAGACATTGCTCCGCCGGAAGCGATGAATTTCTAG
- a CDS encoding BamA/TamA family outer membrane protein, translated as MRVSTAALLTMTAAAGCLATPAEASPATLAALDTAPAQAVSPSPISPAISTAIAEPETLAVQEFAAPTVVAQVYGTYQSAAPESGTSLSQNTPTTTVPTTAETSQTPANAFPRPEPAAEPAAAQAAAADGTDLALLTVSVEVVGAEGELASLVRDTVQTRPGGETSQEQIQADIQALRNTGLFRSVEASSRDTNEGLIVVFQVDPITVQSVRVEGATVLTDAIAAQQFQAQIGQTVDPALLRRGIQGVGRWYADNGYTLARVLAVRPSTSGVVTLEVAEGVVGEVRLRFVDEEGSPVDENGDPVEGRTDEEFIRREIQLQPGQVFRTKAAQEDLRRLYELGLFSDANVSLDGNASNVIVTYNVSETPSRAVNFGGGYDSNTGVYGTITYNDRNVSGTGQQLNTNVLIGTRDFQFDGRFSSPYRESNPDRPGYSVNAFRRRTVSSTFNDEVDLPNGDDPREGRYGGGVNLTKPIGDGWRGTLGLNYTRTSIRDSDGELAPFDELGNRLSFSENGIDDLTTVSLSASRDDRDNPRNPTSGSALTLSTEQSIPLGEGNILMNRVRADYSYYLPVTWLDSGDEDDREVLAFNLQGGTTLGDLPPYQAFNLGGTNSVRGYGSGDVGSGRSYILGSAEYRFPVFDPVGAVVFLDFASDLGSGDTVPGEPAEVRGKPGSGVGYGFGVRVKSPVGLIRADYGFNDDGEGRLHVGIGQKF; from the coding sequence ATGCGCGTTTCCACCGCCGCTCTTTTGACGATGACCGCTGCTGCTGGCTGCTTGGCCACGCCAGCGGAGGCCAGCCCTGCGACGCTCGCGGCTTTGGATACAGCCCCAGCTCAGGCTGTCTCGCCATCACCGATTTCGCCAGCAATTTCGACGGCGATCGCCGAGCCCGAGACCCTAGCCGTGCAAGAATTTGCGGCTCCGACCGTCGTTGCGCAGGTCTACGGCACCTATCAAAGCGCAGCGCCTGAATCTGGGACGTCTCTTTCCCAAAACACCCCGACAACCACAGTCCCCACCACCGCCGAAACTTCTCAAACGCCCGCCAACGCCTTTCCACGGCCAGAACCAGCAGCAGAACCGGCGGCAGCACAAGCGGCCGCAGCGGACGGCACTGATTTGGCCTTGCTGACTGTCAGCGTCGAAGTCGTGGGCGCCGAGGGCGAGCTAGCGTCTTTGGTGCGGGACACGGTGCAGACGCGGCCCGGCGGCGAAACGAGCCAGGAGCAGATCCAGGCGGATATCCAGGCCCTGCGCAACACTGGTCTTTTTCGCTCGGTCGAAGCGTCCAGCCGCGACACCAATGAAGGGCTGATTGTGGTGTTCCAGGTGGACCCGATCACGGTGCAAAGCGTGCGAGTCGAAGGGGCGACGGTCCTCACGGATGCGATCGCCGCTCAGCAGTTTCAGGCCCAAATCGGCCAAACCGTTGATCCGGCCCTGCTGCGGCGCGGGATCCAGGGCGTCGGCCGCTGGTACGCCGACAATGGCTACACCCTGGCTCGCGTCTTGGCAGTCCGGCCCTCCACCAGCGGCGTGGTCACCCTAGAGGTGGCCGAGGGCGTCGTGGGCGAAGTCCGCCTCCGCTTCGTAGATGAGGAGGGCAGCCCCGTAGACGAAAATGGCGATCCGGTGGAAGGTCGGACGGACGAAGAATTTATTCGGCGCGAGATTCAGCTTCAGCCGGGCCAAGTCTTCCGGACGAAGGCTGCCCAAGAGGATCTGCGACGACTCTATGAGCTGGGGCTCTTCTCGGATGCCAATGTCTCCCTCGACGGCAACGCCAGCAACGTCATCGTTACCTACAACGTGTCCGAAACGCCTTCTCGGGCAGTGAATTTCGGCGGTGGCTATGACTCCAACACGGGGGTCTACGGGACCATTACTTATAACGATCGCAACGTGAGCGGCACCGGCCAGCAGCTCAACACCAATGTCTTGATTGGCACCCGCGATTTTCAGTTTGACGGCCGCTTCTCTAGCCCCTACCGAGAAAGCAACCCCGATCGCCCGGGCTACAGCGTCAATGCCTTCCGTCGCCGCACGGTTTCTTCCACGTTCAACGACGAGGTGGATTTGCCCAATGGAGATGATCCCCGCGAGGGTCGCTACGGCGGCGGCGTCAACCTGACTAAGCCCATTGGCGACGGCTGGCGCGGCACCCTGGGCCTCAACTACACCCGCACCAGCATTCGCGATTCGGACGGCGAGCTGGCCCCCTTTGATGAGCTGGGCAACCGCCTGAGCTTTAGCGAGAACGGCATCGACGATCTGACGACGGTCTCTCTCTCGGCCTCCCGTGACGATCGCGACAATCCGCGCAACCCGACCTCTGGCTCAGCGCTGACCCTCAGTACGGAGCAGTCGATCCCCCTGGGTGAGGGCAATATTTTGATGAATCGCGTCCGGGCCGACTACTCATACTATTTGCCGGTGACCTGGCTGGACTCGGGGGACGAAGACGATCGCGAGGTCTTGGCCTTCAACTTGCAGGGGGGAACGACCCTCGGCGATCTGCCGCCCTACCAAGCCTTCAACCTGGGCGGGACAAACTCGGTGCGGGGCTACGGCTCGGGGGATGTGGGCAGCGGCCGCAGCTATATCCTGGGCTCCGCAGAGTATCGCTTCCCGGTGTTTGATCCGGTGGGGGCGGTGGTGTTTCTGGACTTTGCCAGCGACTTGGGCTCGGGAGATACGGTGCCCGGAGAACCGGCGGAGGTGCGCGGCAAGCCGGGAAGTGGCGTTGGCTACGGCTTCGGCGTGCGGGTGAAGTCGCCGGTGGGCCTGATCCGCGCGGACTACGGCTTCAATGACGATGGGGAAGGCCGTCTGCACGTGGGCATTGGCCAGAAGTTCTAG
- a CDS encoding serine/threonine-protein kinase: MNSLVGQTLQNGKYTLQEEIGRGGFGVTYKATHHYLGQWVVIKTLNEGMHNHPDFQASEQKFQDEARRLAACSHPNIVRVSDFFIEGGLPYMVMDYIPGPTLDKLVFPNNPLPEALAVHYSRQIGAALQAVHQNGLLHRDVKPQNVILREGTQDVVLIDFGIAREFSPNVTQVHTSMVSAGYAPIEQYLTKAKYTPASDVYGLAATLYALVTAQVPVASILRDRQPLAMPRSINPQLSPALEQAILRGMAMEVDQRPPTMDAWLALLPATGVAAGAMKGETRTQTAATVPVMPRRPAPPRSPAATRAAAPKPRTAAPPRRSPSPAAPRRTGDPASFPMALFGLIALAVIIGSAIAAFQIQRDRPSAPSPSPAPETPSSEPSPSIAPPIDLAPPEPSESPSPEPSVPPEPSPPSPEPSESPSPSPEPTASPSPEPTVSPSPEPVEESPAPEPSPEPPVEPVPPEPEPVPPEVVNPEPVEPAPPPAEPQPPV, translated from the coding sequence ATGAACTCTTTGGTCGGTCAAACCCTGCAAAACGGCAAGTACACGCTCCAGGAAGAAATCGGGCGTGGTGGCTTTGGCGTGACGTACAAGGCAACCCACCATTATTTGGGTCAGTGGGTGGTGATCAAAACCCTCAATGAAGGGATGCACAACCACCCTGATTTTCAGGCGTCAGAACAAAAGTTTCAGGACGAGGCGCGACGCCTAGCGGCCTGTAGCCATCCCAATATCGTGCGGGTGAGCGACTTCTTTATCGAAGGCGGCCTGCCCTACATGGTGATGGACTATATTCCAGGCCCCACCCTCGACAAGCTGGTTTTTCCCAATAATCCGCTGCCCGAGGCGCTGGCAGTCCACTACAGCCGCCAGATCGGGGCGGCGCTCCAGGCCGTTCACCAAAATGGCTTGCTCCATCGGGATGTGAAGCCGCAAAACGTGATTTTGCGGGAGGGCACTCAGGATGTGGTGCTGATTGACTTTGGCATCGCGCGGGAGTTTTCGCCCAATGTGACCCAGGTGCACACGAGCATGGTGTCGGCGGGCTATGCGCCCATCGAGCAGTATCTGACGAAGGCGAAGTATACGCCTGCCAGTGATGTGTATGGGCTGGCGGCGACGCTGTATGCGCTGGTGACGGCCCAAGTGCCAGTGGCGTCGATCCTGCGCGATCGCCAGCCCCTGGCAATGCCCCGCAGCATCAATCCCCAGCTGAGCCCGGCCCTGGAGCAGGCGATCTTGCGGGGAATGGCGATGGAGGTAGACCAGCGCCCGCCCACGATGGATGCGTGGCTGGCGCTGCTGCCAGCGACCGGCGTGGCAGCGGGCGCGATGAAAGGGGAAACCCGCACTCAGACGGCGGCCACGGTGCCGGTGATGCCGCGCCGGCCAGCGCCGCCGCGATCGCCCGCAGCGACCCGCGCCGCCGCACCGAAGCCTCGCACGGCTGCGCCGCCCCGGCGATCGCCCTCGCCTGCCGCGCCGCGCCGCACGGGCGATCCGGCGTCGTTTCCCATGGCGCTGTTTGGCCTGATTGCCCTGGCGGTGATCATTGGATCGGCGATCGCCGCGTTCCAGATTCAGCGCGATCGCCCCTCAGCACCCTCGCCCTCACCCGCCCCCGAGACTCCCAGCAGCGAGCCCAGCCCGTCGATCGCGCCGCCGATCGATTTGGCGCCGCCCGAGCCCAGCGAGTCTCCAAGCCCTGAGCCCAGCGTACCGCCCGAGCCCTCACCCCCTTCGCCGGAACCCAGCGAGTCTCCTTCACCGAGTCCCGAACCAACCGCCTCCCCCAGTCCAGAGCCCACGGTTTCGCCGTCCCCCGAGCCCGTCGAGGAAAGTCCTGCGCCCGAGCCCAGCCCCGAACCGCCCGTCGAGCCAGTGCCGCCCGAGCCCGAACCAGTGCCCCCTGAGGTAGTCAATCCCGAACCGGTAGAGCCAGCACCTCCTCCCGCTGAGCCCCAGCCGCCGGTCTAG
- a CDS encoding response regulator encodes MSKVLVVDDDITTQMILQSALEEDGHCVRVVSDGQEGFATALQWQPDLVISDWVMPEMDGLSLCHALKCEPQLSATFFILLTAREQLDDRIQGLDAGADDFLAKPVEIQELLARVRAGLRLSQANQRLNQALQDLQQTQARLVQTEKMSSLGQMVAGIAHEINNPITFILGNLPHLRGYVEDLIELLTLYQAEVPQPGPQLQRKLQDFDPTFVQQDAVRLMTSMHSGATRVQDIVQSLRRFSLLDEADLKPVNLNDSIETTLLMLQHRFQANGRPAIALHRDYSALPLVECYAKDLNQVFLNVLTNAIDALEERCKKDANFREPQIWISTSLRDSPRGDRYATLCIGNNGPLPPQQVQAHMFDPFFTTKPVGQGVGMGLAISYQIVVQQHQGVIRCQTTPPSTTEFVIQIPLGQAATSAA; translated from the coding sequence ATGTCCAAAGTTTTAGTTGTCGATGATGACATCACCACTCAAATGATTTTGCAGAGCGCCCTCGAAGAAGATGGGCACTGCGTGCGAGTTGTGAGTGATGGACAAGAAGGTTTTGCCACCGCTCTGCAGTGGCAGCCCGATCTTGTGATCTCCGACTGGGTGATGCCGGAAATGGACGGGTTGTCTCTGTGCCATGCCCTAAAGTGCGAGCCTCAGCTCTCGGCGACGTTCTTTATCCTGCTCACGGCCCGCGAGCAGCTCGACGATCGCATTCAGGGCTTAGACGCCGGGGCGGACGACTTCTTGGCCAAACCGGTCGAAATTCAGGAGCTGCTGGCGCGGGTGCGGGCGGGCTTGCGCCTGAGCCAGGCCAACCAGCGGTTGAACCAAGCCCTTCAGGACTTGCAGCAAACCCAGGCCCGCCTGGTCCAAACCGAGAAAATGTCGAGCCTCGGGCAGATGGTGGCCGGCATCGCCCACGAAATCAACAATCCCATCACGTTTATCTTGGGCAATCTGCCCCACCTACGGGGCTACGTTGAAGACTTGATCGAGCTGCTGACTCTATATCAGGCCGAAGTTCCCCAGCCAGGGCCTCAGCTTCAGCGGAAGCTCCAGGACTTTGATCCGACCTTTGTGCAGCAAGACGCCGTGCGCTTGATGACCTCTATGCATTCCGGCGCGACTCGGGTGCAGGACATTGTGCAGTCGCTGCGTCGGTTTTCGCTCCTAGATGAAGCGGACCTCAAGCCCGTTAATCTCAATGACAGTATCGAAACGACGCTGCTGATGTTGCAGCATCGCTTTCAGGCCAATGGCCGCCCTGCGATCGCCCTCCATCGGGACTACAGCGCCCTACCCCTCGTCGAGTGCTACGCCAAAGATCTCAACCAGGTCTTTTTGAATGTGCTCACGAACGCCATTGACGCCTTGGAGGAGCGCTGCAAAAAGGACGCGAATTTCCGGGAGCCGCAAATCTGGATCTCGACCTCCCTGCGCGACAGCCCAAGGGGCGATCGCTACGCCACCCTCTGCATCGGCAACAATGGCCCGCTGCCCCCCCAGCAGGTCCAGGCCCACATGTTTGATCCCTTCTTCACCACCAAACCGGTGGGCCAAGGGGTGGGGATGGGGCTGGCCATCAGCTACCAAATCGTGGTCCAGCAGCACCAAGGCGTGATTCGCTGTCAGACCACGCCGCCCAGCACCACCGAGTTTGTGATCCAGATTCCCCTTGGCCAGGCTGCCACGTCAGCAGCCTAG